From the Ipomoea triloba cultivar NCNSP0323 chromosome 8, ASM357664v1 genome, the window TAGAAATGGTTAAGTAATTATTTTTGCTGTGCATTCAAACTCTGAATGATTTGTTAAGCTTACCTCTCAAGTAAGCTTAACATTCGCaaagaaattttgaaagttAAGAGAGCCTATTCACCCCCCTCCCCCCGCCCCCTCTAGACTCTCTCCCTAACtcaatcgggaccaacaagtaaTATAAGAGGACTTACCTTGTTCGGTAaacactctgtgtatactgcATGGAGATCTCATTTCCAAAAACCCTTAATGGTTGTTGCaatgtgttttttatttctAGAACTTAGGGCAGATCTGAATTTTGAAACCTGGGTGATCTGAATTCTAAAACCTAGTTGTGTTAAGGTATTTTACAGGCGAGACCAGTGCCTCGTGCCCTTGTTGTCCTTCGCCACAATTGTTATTGTGCTGGTCGCGGAGATCACGAGAGTTCGTTGGCCGAGCGTTTATGCTAGCTTGCCATTATAGTTCAAGTTGCAGGAACCATGGGAACTGCTCAATCTGGATCATGCTATCTTCAACCTTGTATGGTGAGAAATGTGAAGTGTTCAACCTGCTTGAAAGTTAATCTcaagctctcaatgaaagcaacACTGACATTAATAATGTTACTGGAAACATATTTAGAAAGAAGTAGTTTGTATTGCTGAGTTCTGAGTACAATATTAAGCGTGTCTCCTGCTTGACATAGGgtctaatatttatattaaatgagTGCATGCTCCTATGCTCAATGCAACAGATCTTGTAATAACTACGACGTCCCTAATAACTATGCGCTCTTGTAACGAAATTAGTTGACCATGTTATAGAAGCACACATATTGACAAGAACAAATTCTGACACCAATGTACTAATAGCTAGAATGACTATCACTCCATCAGATTCAAGACTGTCGTTCAAGTTTAATAGAAGACAATTTCCTTTGATGCTTTCTtatgcaatgactatcaacaaaagtcaaggtcAAACACTATCGAATGTTGACTTGCTATTATAGAAATCCGTTTTTGTTCATGGTAAATTATATGTGGGCATGTTGTTGCATCAAGAGTGATTAATTCAGATGGgctcaaaatcttaatttgtgTTGAACTCGAAAGATTTTCTACTTCTACTACTAATTTAGTTTACACGGAACTTTTTAATAAgctgtaatttatattttcaataataacataGAATCGAACATTAAGTATTGTTAGTAATTGCACATGTTTTtgtaaactatattatattattattgtatttcttttattattaattttattattattattattattattattattattattattgttatttaaaCGAAGGAAGGGGAAAACCCTAGCCATGACAAAGCCCAACTTAATTAATAGGAGAGAACACACCAGCAGTGCCtttatcattcccaagatcTCTTATAATATGAACTGGAGGTCGTATAAACTCAATCCAGTCACAGTCGCAATTGGTCACTACCTTTGCTATAGCATCAGCTACCACATTATCCTCCTTGGGGCAGTAAGAGATATGCACCATCcaattctctttcttttattataattattataacaatactttatatttaattatataagtttaGAGCGCATGGAACAATATCTAGTTGTATTCTatgacaaaagtgaaaaagtaaaaaaacaattttgtctaaatataatgcataaaattcaaaaaaaggaaaaaatacatttcaaaatttaatttaaaattagtgacattttcgtgcatatttatattcaaatttattcacccaaatttcgatgtcaattacttctcaaattttattttcacttacaattaataccaatatatagattctaaacaaataaaaatatttattaagtataaaaatattgaactatatataaaatatttttaaaaatattgggCCCCAAAAATTGGGAGTCCTGTGCGGTTGCCTGGTCAGACATGGCCAGGACTGGCCCTGGTGGGGGCAACCTCAAAGTGAGGGCCTCCTTGTGCGTGGTAAGCAAAGATCTAACATCTGTGTTCAGATTTACATATCCCCAGATACTTTGTCGGGTCGGGGAGTGAGGCTCTTGAacgggcaaattattgtgtgaaccatggtccacatagctgtgtgaaccatgaatataaggtacatttttattatactaaaagtatattatttttgtattgaaagtacattatttcataatatatataaaataatgtactttcagtacttaaataatgtattctaaaataatgtactttatgtacaaaaatatgTACTTTTAGTTTATTCAAAATGTACTTATCAtttatggtccatgcaataatgattgcttgaGGTTGagaattcaaccttttaggaagaaagaataataaaaaaaactcaGAAATGTGTGGCAAAAaaatatgggtcacacttgtgtgagaccgtctcacggatccttattcatgagacgggtcgggtcgggtcaaagcaccatgcaaatgtcatacttatatgtgcaaatgtcatacttatatgctcaaatataacactaatcaagaaaactaattttataagagaaaagtaatacatttttcataataagtaatgttgacaagtgccccttacttataagggcaaatataatacttttgaagaaaaatgtaatatttttaaatcgaaatgtaaaagtattgtattttcccttaaaagtattacatttacccttataagtaacaaaaattttattcctgattagtattgcatttgagcatataagtgttacatttgtatcttgacccgacccgacccgtctcatggtgagacggtctcacacaagtttttgccaaaaaatattggagtgatatatatatatatatatatatatattaacaatattgGAGTGATTATTACGGTGTAGTCTTCACTAGGAAAAAGTGGACATCGGAGAAGAAGCAAGTCAAGCAACAGCACGAAACAATGACGGTGGCAGCAGGAATCGGATACGCCTTGCTAGCCTTAGGtccctctctctccctcttcGTCGCTGTTATCTCTAAGAAACCCTTCCTCGTTCTCACTTTTCTCTCGAGGTATATCATACTTCTTTCTCTTCCCTTAAATTTCCGATTTCCAATTCTCTCTGCATTTCTTAGTATTGGCGTCTTAAGTATTCATTCATGAAATCTGAAGCAACTAAAATCCCTTATTACGGTTGGCTTTTTGCTCCTTGAATTGACTAATAATTTGAGCTGTCCGATTCCTACACATCCGCAGTAAATTAAAGCTGATGATACATATGGGtttttaaatttcttgaatTGACTAATCATTCTAACTGCTCATTTCCTAGAAATTCAGTTCAGGTTCATCTCCGTGATTGTATGTTTCATTGAGGACTTTTGGGAATTTGCTAATTTTTCATACATTGTTTTCTTAATCTTTCAGAGTGTTGTGCAATATTATATTTGTGAGTTATTGTATTGATGTTTTCAGTGACATTGTGTGTGGGCAGTAGTTAATATGTTtggttttgttgtttgtttCATCGTTGTAGTACATTGGTATGGCTTATAAGCTTGATTGGGTTATCAGCAATCTGGAGGGCTTTCCTTCCACTAAAGACAACAGCATGGTGGCCCTATGCAATTCTTATACTCTCTTCCGTTAGTTTTCAAGAAGGTCTTCGTGTGCTTTTCTGGAAAGTTTACAAGTatgtattcaatttttatactctccattatttttcaaaaacagATTATGAGCTTTTCAAAAGTTTACAAGTATCTTTGCTTCCAATTAATTTTGTTGGATGTATTTATACTGTTTATGAATGATCTTTCTTGTTTACAATTTGAAGAACAAAGTTGCTTTTACTGGGAACCTGAGGGCACTTGAATctttttttatatgtttattaattgaATTCTGAAAGGCAAAAAAGCAAAAGACCAGGTGACTTTATTGCTCCAGGCCAAGGTCGTATGCTTGATCAATATTTTTAGGATGTTTCttataaatagaataaaatttccatttttaccaatatttttaggatattcttttcttttcttattctGAATTATTTTAGATCATTCTTCTCTTGGTTGCATACAGTGAGTTTATATGAGTCAGCTATCACTCAATAAGGAAATGATTTAGTTCTTTGTGTATGTGCCTGCAATATTTTGACCTAGAAGTAACATATGCAGAAACTCTAGTGTGGTTACTGATTGGAGAAAGGAAAACAGATAAAATGAGTGCtagtaaatgtatttttaaaattgaaaacaaagaaTGGAGAAATTTAATactggaaaaagaaaaacaaaaggaaaacaatGAATTGAAGTAAATACAGTctaaactttttattttgtcaGGAAAAGCTCAGGTGGTTGGATTCCTGTTATAACCTCATAAATTACATGGTCTAATTTGCCCTGAAGAGTGGTGAGGTAAATTACTAGTGAAATGTGGATGATGAACCTACTAAAGGTTCAAGTGTGGCTGACAAATTGTGAAGCCCAGCTTGCTAAACCTAAGTGTACTTAGGTGAAGTGATTGATTGGAAAACACTTAAGAGCACAGAGGCATGGTAAATTGATTAATTCAATAGAGTTGTGAGATTGTGAGCTATAGACATGGTTTTTAGTACAATAGAGGAAACAAGTTTGCTATATTTACAAAGTTTTATTTAAATCTAAGAAATGCATTTAAAGGAAGAAATATACTTTGCTTACAAATGACGAGAGTTGTCCTGGTGACCACACTTCAAAATGGAGGGTTAATAAGTTTCTTTCTCCTAGTTGTTTATACTTGCACGTGGaatgacatttttttattaatttttttttatttttcttacaaaATACTCTTAGTGCTTTGGTCATAATTAAGAGACGAAAGCTTGTTAGAGATTTGATATATTTGCAATTGTGTGATGCGTGTGCTATACCCTTGTCATCTAGAAAGTCCTTAACATCAATCCCTTTTGTGGCTTTTGGACCTATGCAAGAAACATATTTCTTCCCAATGAGTAGTACTTTCATCCTAAACAAAAGCACTTTTCTCTCACATGATTGCCGATACATTAACTTATAACTCTTGCCACTAGTAACAAACTGGGTGCTTGGTTCAAGAGATATCAAATTGATGGGAATATTAGATTACATGGAATTTGTTTTAATTGTGTTTGGTTAAGATGGAAGCTATACAATATTAACATGTTTCTTTGAAGGTTATCATTTATACAACAATAGTCATTTTACTTTAATGTTCTCAACTcatttaacaacaacaacaacaacaacaacaacaacaataacaatgcTGATGATGGGGATGgcgacaataataataataattatttttataacttattcttaaattaaaaatactctTGGAGATGAGCTTTGTCTCCAAAGGAATCTAGAGACAAAGGCTCCCTCCAtgtctatgattttttttagagaaGGGCAAAGAAAGCCACAATGCAAGGTAATGTGAGGAAACCTAAGAAAGGCAAGGGAATCAGATTCCAGCAAAACAAGGGAAAAAGTTAGTGTGGTAGGTATATGCCATTTCCTTGGAATGTTAGATAACATCAACCAAATGCCGGAATCTAACATTACACTGCAATATTCCCTTGGTAATGTTAAATcccttgaaccaaacaccccctaaagGCAATTATTGAAGCAACAATGTTTTAGTACAAATCTTGTGCAAATCAACTCATTCAACCATTGAGCAATGGTCTTTTGTTGGTCTagttaaatattttaacatCCAGTGCATAGTTATTTAGGCGGACTTTCTAGGCGAGATGCCGTCgactaggcggccgcctaggcgatgagtaataatgtaatatatatatattcccataCAAAATAATTAGGATGTGAATAGGCAATTAGGCATGATGTGTATTGGAAATAGGCAGCCATATTTACTCTACTCTAGGAAGTTGTAGCACCCATTTTTACTCTACTTTAGGGAGTTGTAGCAGCCTCATTTACTCTCCTCTAGGAAGTTGTAGTCTTGAGAAGAGTGAAACTGTAAGCTTTTGTATATTTCTATGTATTATCACTACACACTgattacacatatatatacataggaaTTGAGACAAAAAGGAACTCTTTTACTGGAAATACTACTCCCACTATCAGCACTAACGCCACTAATGCAAACATCCTTATTTTGCTCCTACTTTGCTCCATAATGTTTCTACAAAGAGGAATGGGCTTTGCTCGGAACAGGAGGACGACGCCGGAGCTCGAACCGCTCCGCCATCGGAGCCACCACGTGCCGCCGCCGCGCCGTTGCTCCGTCTCCGCGTGCCGGCGCGTGAGGAAGATTCCGGTGACTTCTCCGACTAGAAATTACACCGGTAGACTCGCCGTAGTGTGTAGGTTCTACCCATGTATGTTTTGTGGAGTTTTGGGGTTGTATTCTACACTTAGGCGAGGCGAGCACATTAGGCGTTTGGTCTCGACCGACCGGACGCCTAGGCGATGCCTTGATAACAATGATCCAGTGTGAATTAGTCTAACAAACAACTCGTTACTAGTCTAACAAACAACTCGTTACTAGCCCATATTATCATGATGACCTTTTAGTTGGGACAGGTTCTCAACTAAAAGATAAAATGCTGGTTATCATAATCAATTGACACTGcacattttagtttttaattttttattcgtTTTTAATTTCAACTTATTGCACACTAAGTTGACTCATGTACTTTTGGAATTGCTgcttgccattttttttttttttttctaaatcatCATAATGCCTAGCTTCTTACAtcttttaaaatcaattttattatttttagtttatttaatcaaatgttAATAGCTTTTATAGCATATTTGATCTCACTACTAGTAAAAGAGGTACTATACTTTATTGTAGGAGCTCTATACctgcatttttaaaatttatttacacACTTCCTTAATTTGTAGTTCTCATTTCTATTCTATAGGAGGCTGGAAGATATATTGGATGGATTTGCAGATAGAGTCTCTAAGCCTCGCCTCTTTATAACAGATAAGATGCTAATTTCTCTAGGTAAGCTtccactattttttatttttattatttttttaaatctttgcACTGAAATTGATTTCTGCTGTGTGCATCAATGACTGACACTGTTCTTCAGTTGTTTATTATCTGTGGTGTTAAGATATTCATTTTTTCCTTTAGCCTTTTAGGAACATGGACACTGGATACCTCCTAAGTCCCAACTCCCAAGTCTGTTCTCAGCAATCAAAGCACACAACctgaagttttggtcacattaaTAGtacttgcttttttttttttttttgaaaaccattaATAGTACTTGCTCTGTTCCGTGTTACctatcatatttactatttggtggttaattgactttttttttttctttgcttattttctaacatttactataatttttaaaattttctttttataattaatggaatatttaatgtaatttctaaatatataaattgtattcactaatattaaattaaacgatacaaaaaaatatgtaattgtgaatagcACGATCCAACCCTTATTAAGtaaactagacacataaaataggatGAACGTAGTATTTTTTTGGGGTATAGTGACATATAAGAGTTTACATAAACAAATACTCTTGCATTAATGTATTTCATGTGCATAACTGAATGTTTACACTACACAATGATAATTGTTGCTTAACTTATTGAACATGTATGAAAAATACTGAGAATTGTGTAAGTGATGTACTATTGTACTGCAATAGGAATTGCCATAAGGCATCAAGATGAAAATAGGAAAAGTAAATTGGTAGATAAGTATAAATATCCCATTATATGCTCAAATCCTCCATTCAGCTTTGTTGATCTATCCTACTGTCAGTACTGTGACATTTTGGAGATTCCACTATTTTTCACCTTTTCTGTTGTTCACTACAAAACATATTAAGTAATCCCATTTTATGTATCCTATTAGATGTTTTGGACTTTTGGGTCAATTTGACTAAATTTAAACTTAATTTGTTATATTGAAAAGCCTAAGATTTGGAAATTAAATTTACATATTGCAAAACTACatgaaacaaatgaaaaatactGCTCGATGCCTTGACTCAGCATTTGAATTCTAAAAGCAGTAAATCACTACTTTAACTATGATAAGTGAACATTGAAGATTGCCACTGTTATATCATCATTAATTGCAATATTTGTGATGAATAAGGTGCTTTCCTTAAGAAATTTGAGGGGAACCAACTACTCATAGTTATTAAGCTAAATCTAGATGCCACTCTGAAGGAGTTAACTAAGATGGTATGTGCCTATATTGCCTCCTTATTTAACAATACGATATTAAATCTTTTTCCATTTTCGACTCTTGGATTATATCATTTTAGGTTAAGTTGTATGTGAACATTCAGTAATTGAAAATCATGGGGTAATGAAGAAAAACTAACTGTTATCAATTATACTTATGTTTGGTACCCTAATAACTAAATGACTTGCAAAATTGAACTGCAGAGAGATTTCTGTAGGCCAGAAGTTGTACTTTTATATTTGCAAGTGGCCTGCATATTTATTATGCTCTGCCTAACTCAAATTAGCCAGGTTGCACAGAATTATTTCCATGAAAGATTCAATAATCTACCAAACTAGCAGTGTAGTCAAACCGAGCCAAGCCTAAGCCTCGCAAGCGTGATGATTTGAACCCACTAGGGTATTACATAATTGACCCAACAAATGAGGAATTGCCTAGATTTCTCACAACCAAGATCTCCAAGCCACAATGTTTGGATGTTCTTGTGTATTTCCTCACAATCCACTCTTCTCGTGTACCTCTCATTGGCAAATAATCTCTTCTAAGAGCTTAATCCTCTTTTTCAAGTTCTTGTTGTAGTGAAAAACTCACAAGGAATTAGGAATCATTTTGGATAGAATGAGCATCAATTTCTAAATTACAAttcattaaacaaaaaattattgcGAGTTTGGTAAAGTTCGTGtgaacaaacaaagaaaactatGTTATAAACTAAGGAACTATCATAGTATTGATTATTAAGTCTTCCTCAATCCTTCCATAGGGTAAAACTTGTGTGTTGaagttcaattttgaaaattactcccttgctttttttttttttttttttgctataattgtttttatatgtTTTGCAGCTGGTGGTTTGGGTCATGGTGTGGCACATGCTGTATTTTTTTGCCTCAGTCTATTGACTCCTGCATTTGGGCCAGCAACATATTATGTACAAAAGTGCTCTCAGCTTCCCTTTTTTCTTGTATCTGGTAAAGTTACTCATTGCTTTTCACTCATTAAAAAGAAATGTGAAGAAATGGGATTTCATATGTTTGTGTGTgaaaaatcatatatacaagGCGTTATGTATATACACACTAAGGAGACGAGTAAGCTTAACCCATCACTACAACCCTAGTGTTAGGGTTAACATATTCAACACTTCTCGTTAAGTTGTTCCATATAGGTCATGTGCCCCAAGCTTTTAACAAATTAACATATTCTAGGACCTCTAAGAGATTTAGTAAGATTGCTTGCCAATTGACCAATAAGATGAAAACTTGAAGTAATATAACTGAACACAATGTTCTCCTTGAGAATGTGCATTGCTTCTTGGCTATCACATATAATTTTCATTAGTATTGCATCTCCATATTGTAACTCCTAGAGTAAGTGTTTCAACCATAACAGTTCACACATCACTAGGGCCATAATATGGTACTCAACACCAAAACTGGATCTTGTGACAAATCTTGCTTCTTATTCTTCCAAGATACAAGGTTATCTTCAATGAAAACAAAGTTTCTAGAGGTGGAATGCTTGTCTAAGGTAGAACTTGCATGGTAGCACCTGAGTATCTAATAGCCTAATTGCCTAAGATGGCCTTTGTCTTCATAAAGTAGTCCTTTGTCATTGTGTCTTCTTGATGTGCCACACGATGGAAAGTTGCAAACAACATTGCAATGTTTGTCACATGGAGCTTCAAGAAACTAACTTGGGACACTTATCACAAAGATATCTAGTATCTTTTGATGGTGAGGTAGTTTAACTTGTCAATAATTATCCTATATTGCTCAAGATTGGGGAGTGGTTCCCCCCATTTTGGTAGGAGTTTGACATTAGGATCGATATGATTATCAGTAGGCCTACAATCAAGTGTGCTAATCTCCTCAAGGATGTCCAAAGTACATTTCCTCTGAGATGGTTATACCACTATTGAATTGACCCACTTCAATACCAAGGAAAACAAGCTTATGGCTTACCCAAATTCTTAGTTTGGAAATTGCTATAAAGATGAGCGTTCAATGGTTAGATGCCTTTGTGGTCATGGTTGGTAATGAAAACATCATCCCCATAGACCATGAGGTTGATGCATTTCAGATCCAATGAGCCCCAAAAGAACACTAAATAGTCAACGTCACTATGAATCATGCCAAATTGTTGGAAGTTGCAACATAGAACTAAATTGGCCAAACTAAGCTTCAAACCATATGAGCAATAGAGCTTGCATTAGAAACTAAATTTCCCGTGAGCAAGAAATCTAGGTGGTTGCCCAATATAAACATCTTCGTAAAGGGCACCTTGGAGAAAAAACATTCTTGACATCCAACTCGTATAGGGGCTAGTTGCTTAGAGCAATGATAGATACAATTAATTGATCAAATCACTTGAATAGAGGCGATCTTAGACATTAGGAAAAGGTGTCGATGTAGTCCAAAACAAGGATTTGGATAACCATTTAGCAACCATGTAAGGCTTAAGGAGGTTTATCTTGCCATCTATCCAACCTTCATAGAATAGATccacttgcaagttgcaactaCAATTGCAATAACAACTTTTTTTTACTAGGCATAGGAAGAACTTACTCTTAAGTGCCATGAGATTACAAAGGCCTCCATTCAAACATTGATAGCTAAACTCTCTGAGTTGGTCATGCTATTGCTTTCCAGGAAGAGTATTGTTGAGTCTAAACACATTGACATATCCGCCTTCGCCGGTATCGATCCAATTGGATGGTTGGCTCGCGCAAAACAATATTTTGCAATTCAACGTACCTGTGAGAATTTGAAGGTGGCAACAACCTTCATTAGCATGGTGGGTCCTGCTCTTCATTGACTCCGATGGCTGCAACAATAAATTTCTGCATTGACTTGGGGACAATTGAAAGTAGAACTCTTAAGAGGATTTTGGGGGCGAATTGTCTGGTCCCCCGATCCAACAATTAGCAACATTGTGCCAAATGTGATCAGTGGATGACTATGCGAATGAATCCCAGGCTCGGGTAGCACAAATTCTGGGACTCTCACAGTTGCATCTCATGTTCAACTTGGATTATTCCTCAGTGGACTAAAGACCTGAGATTCGTGTGCGCCTTCGTCAAAGATGTGGTGGACCTGAGGACAGGTATGAGGGTAGCACGGACGGTGGAGTGAGAGATTGAATTTCTGTCCACTGGTTGTGTATCGAGGGAAACTATTAGTGTAGGATCCCTTACACATGGGCACTCGAGTTATGGGCTTGGAGGGCCTATTAGGCGCACTAGATTTG encodes:
- the LOC116028082 gene encoding gamma-secretase subunit APH1-like, whose product is MTVAAGIGYALLALGPSLSLFVAVISKKPFLVLTFLSSTLVWLISLIGLSAIWRAFLPLKTTAWWPYAILILSSVSFQEGLRVLFWKVYKRLEDILDGFADRVSKPRLFITDKMLISLAGGLGHGVAHAVFFCLSLLTPAFGPATYYVQKCSQLPFFLVSAIIALAFVTIHTFSMVIAFNGYAEGNKVDQCFVPVVHLVAGMLTMTNLAAGGCVIGIPLLYCAAIVTLVHCGKMVFRRLTENQSRLGNL